Proteins from one Piscinibacter lacus genomic window:
- a CDS encoding DUF502 domain-containing protein — MKKYLIAGLLVWLPLAITIAVLVWAFGLVDGVFGGFVQALSAVLPAPAVEVLQRLDEVPGVGLLVVLAVLLLTGVAVTNYIGQWSLRQWDRLLGQIPIVKSVYSSVKQVSDTLFSSSGNAFREAVLVEYPRRGAWTIAFVTGQPAGELISHLPAEAHVSLYVPTTPNPTSGFYLIVPRAEVKPLGMNVDAALKHIISMGVVAPPEAAAPAALPPAA, encoded by the coding sequence ATGAAAAAGTACCTCATCGCCGGCCTGCTGGTCTGGCTGCCGCTGGCCATCACCATCGCCGTTCTCGTCTGGGCCTTTGGCCTGGTCGACGGCGTCTTCGGCGGCTTCGTCCAGGCCCTCTCGGCCGTGCTGCCGGCCCCCGCGGTCGAGGTGCTGCAACGCTTGGACGAGGTGCCCGGCGTCGGCCTGCTCGTCGTGCTGGCCGTGCTGCTGCTCACCGGCGTGGCCGTCACCAACTACATCGGCCAGTGGTCGCTGCGGCAGTGGGACCGGCTGCTGGGTCAGATCCCGATCGTCAAGTCGGTCTACAGCTCGGTCAAGCAGGTTTCGGACACGCTGTTTTCCAGCAGCGGCAATGCCTTCCGCGAAGCCGTGCTGGTCGAGTACCCGCGCCGCGGCGCCTGGACCATCGCCTTCGTCACCGGCCAGCCCGCAGGCGAGCTGATCTCGCACCTGCCGGCCGAAGCGCATGTCAGCCTCTACGTGCCGACCACGCCCAACCCGACCTCCGGCTTCTACTTGATCGTGCCGCGGGCCGAGGTCAAGCCCCTGGGCATGAATGTCGACGCGGCGCTCAAGCACATCATCTCGATGGGCGTGGTCGCACCGCCCGAAGCCGCGGCCCCGGCCGCCCTGCCGCCGGCGGCCTGA
- a CDS encoding FmdB family zinc ribbon protein codes for MPIYAYRCEACGHAQDVLQKISDPLLSTCPACGAEAYRKQVTAAGFQLKGSGWYVTDFRNGSSAAAPAAAPAAGGAAATATASASPAAAAPAAAPASDSAAASGPSTACGGPCACH; via the coding sequence ATGCCGATCTACGCCTACCGCTGCGAAGCCTGCGGCCACGCGCAGGACGTGCTGCAGAAGATCTCCGACCCGCTGCTGAGCACCTGCCCCGCCTGCGGGGCCGAGGCCTATCGCAAGCAGGTCACCGCCGCCGGCTTCCAGCTCAAGGGCTCGGGCTGGTACGTGACCGATTTCCGCAATGGCAGCAGCGCTGCCGCCCCGGCGGCGGCGCCGGCTGCGGGCGGTGCCGCCGCTACAGCGACTGCTTCCGCCAGTCCGGCTGCCGCGGCCCCGGCGGCAGCCCCGGCCAGCGACAGCGCCGCGGCTTCGGGTCCGTCCACCGCTTGCGGCGGCCCTTGCGCCTGCCATTGA